Sequence from the Clostridia bacterium genome:
CGCGAGATCGCCGAAGTGGTGGGCGTGGACCCGGCGTCCGTGGGGACGCTGCTGGCAAGGGCGCGCCGGCGGCTTGCGGCCGGATTCAGTGACGCGGTGGCTGCGGCAAGTCCGAACGGGGGTGGCGCATCGTGATGGCATGTCCCGAGGAAGGCATCTGGATGGCGTGGATCGATGACGAGCTGGACCCGGAGCGGCGCGACGGCCTGAGCGCGCACTTGTCGGAGTGCGCGGCGTGCAGGGAGACGGTCCGTGCGCTTGAGCGCCTGTGCGCGCAGCAGGACGCGGCGCTGGCGCGGTACCGGGACGTGCTGGCGCGCGGCAACGGAAAGCCGATCTCGCCCGTTACGGCCTGGC
This genomic interval carries:
- a CDS encoding zf-HC2 domain-containing protein, with the protein product MAWIDDELDPERRDGLSAHLSECAACRETVRALERLCAQQDAALARYRDVLARGNGKPISPVTAWPEVTARIAEATAGGAAVSPGIGAVGPSPSGSRTAAANVTAAGHAAGNAPR